One window from the genome of Nicotiana sylvestris chromosome 9, ASM39365v2, whole genome shotgun sequence encodes:
- the LOC104243077 gene encoding uncharacterized protein: MECNKDDALRAKEIAERKFLAKDFSVAKKFASKAQILNPGLEGISQMLVILDVHIAAESKVNGEGNFYGILGVSPKADDEAIRKQYRKLALMLHPDKNKSFGAEGAFKHVSEAWSLLSDKNKKSIYDNRNASVLQQRFEAENVDSSSQQNRQNGFHDFAKNSAAASRARPPKGNNNANKKSSSSSGTKEHRTFWTVCYRCKMQYEYMRMYLNHNLLCPNCHEAFYAVETTAPSNGSKKSNSQQQENVYHRDMKKDGPTTGRNSSSTPNTGAYDFQWSPFSKTSGHASAVQAASMVQQAYQKVKRERQEAQTATKREEALRRKNKRPRPSGTISAAQFNASKRKKGIDDHSKVRHSWESAGASTASPAETERLSNEKEASRYDVKNLLMEKAKKDILKKLSEQGSTTVTASTSSSEVILTDVAKERKYHGSEFDVREDHDAACEPVITKTKVFAIRSCSENFDKYLDNEPVECMSIDVPDSDFHNFDSDKVEGCFGPDQVWAAYDDNDGMPRYYAMILKVVSLNPFKARISWLNSNINNETGSLCINYVPKTCGYFRRARHEIRSSVNCFSHKVRWTKGPGDSIKVFPRKGEVWALYRNWSPEWNGFTEDGVIQKYDLIEVLEDFNEEGVLVIPLIKVAGFKTVFHKHLNPREIRKIPREEMCRFSHQISSYLLTGKEGPNAPKGCRELDPAALPGELLDVIQEVECMDPERSGEENTIGSTGARSSNLMEEISSSTEVIILD, encoded by the coding sequence ATGGAGTGCAACAAAGATGATGCTTTGAGGGCTAAAGAAATTGCAGAGAGGAAATTCTTGGCTAAGGACTTTTCGGTGGCGAAAAAGTTTGCTTCAAAGGCCCAAATTTTGAATCCTGGACTTGAGGGAATTAGTCAAATGTTGGTGATACTCGACGTGCATATTGCTGCTGAGAGCAAAGTTAATGGTGAAGGAAACTTCTATGGAATCCTTGGTGTTAGTCCGAAAGCTGATGACGAGGCGATAAGGAAACAGTATAGGAAATTAGCTCTCATGCTTCATCCCGATAAGAATAAGTCATTTGGGGCTGAAGGAGCTTTTAAGCACGTTTCGGAAGCGTGGAGCTTATTGTCTGATAAGAACAAGAAATCAATTTATGACAACAGAAATGCTAGTGTCTTGCAGCAGAGATTTGAAGCTGAAAATGTAGATTCTTCTTCGCAACAAAATAGGCAGAATGGTTTTCACGATTTCGCAAAGAATTCTGCTGCTGCTTCGCGAGCAAGGCCTCCAAAGGGTAATAATAATGCCAATAAAAAGAGTAGTTCGTCATCTGGAACGAAGGAGCATCGTACCTTTTGGACTGTTTGCTATCGGTGCAAGATGCAGTATGAGTATATGCGGATGTATCTTAACCATAATCTTCTGTGTCCCAATTGTCATGAAGCCTTCTATGCTGTTGAAACAACAGCACCGTCCAATGGCTCAAAGAAGTCTAATTCTCAACAGCAAGAGAACGTGTACCACCGGGATATGAAAAAGGATGGACCAACTACAGGAAGAAACAGTTCAAGCACACCAAATACAGGGGCTTATGACTTCCAGTGGAGCCCGTTTTCTAAAACTTCTGGTCATGCATCTGCTGTTCAAGCAGCTAGTATGGTTCAGCAAGCATATCAGAAAGTAAAACGAGAGCGTCAAGAAGCACAGACGGCGACGAAAAGAGAGGAGGCATTGAGAAGGAAAAATAAAAGGCCAAGACCAAGTGGAACTATATCAGCTGCACAGTTTAATGCTTCCAAGAGGAAAAAAGGCATAGACGACCATAGTAAGGTAAGGCATAGTTGGGAATCTGCAGGAGCCAGCACAGCTAGTCCAGCTGAAACTGAAAGGTTGAGTAATGAAAAGGAGGCATCCCGCTATGATGTCAAAAATTTGCTGATGGAGAAGGCCAAGAAGGACATATTGAAAAAGCTAAGTGAACAGGGCTCAACTACTGTGACCGCATCTACGTCTTCAAGCGAGGTAATTTTAACCGATGTAGCTAAGGAGAGAAAATATCATGGTTCGGAATTTGATGTCAGAGAAGATCATGATGCAGCTTGTGAACCAGTTATAACTAAAACCAAAGTCTTTGCAATTAGGTCTTGTTCTGAAAATTTTGACAAGTATTTAGATAATGAACCTGTTGAGTGTATGTCGATAGATGTTCCAGATTCAGATTTCCACAATTTTGATAGTGATAAAGTAGAAGGTTGTTTTGGACCTGACCAAGTCTGGGCTGCATATGATGACAATGATGGGATGCCTCGATATTATGCCATGATTCTTAAGGTGGTTTCTCTAAATCCATTCAAGGCCAGAATCAGTTGGTTAAATTCAAACATCAACAATGAAACGGGCTCACTATGTATTAATTATGTTCCGAAAACATGTGGATACTTCAGAAGAGCGAGGCACGAAATCAGAAGCTCTGTTAACTGCTTCTCACACAAGGTCAGATGGACAAAAGGTCCCGGTGATTCAATTAAAGTATTTCCTCGGAAGGGGGAAGTTTGGGCTTTATACAGAAACTGGTCCCCAGAATGGAATGGGTTTACAGAGGACGGTGTAATACAAAAATATGATTTGATTGAAGTACTTGAAGATTTTAATGAGGAAGGTGTGTTAGTTATTCCTCTCATCAAAGTTGCTGGCTTCAAGACGGTGTTCCACAAGCATTTGAACCCCAGGGAAATAAGAAAAATTCCTAGGGAAGAAATGTGCCGATTTTCTCATCAGATTTCGTCCTACTTGCTTACGGGAAAAGAAGGCCCAAATGCTCCCAAGGGTTGTCGAGAGTTGGATCCAGCAGCTCTGCCCGGAGAACTTCTTGACGTAATACAAGAAGTTGAATGCATGGATCCTGAACGAAGCGGGGAAGAAAATACAATTGGCAGTACAGGAGCAAGGAGTAGCAATTTGATGGAAGAAATTTCCAGCTCGACGGAAGTTATAATATTAGATTGA